A genomic region of Plasmodium cynomolgi strain B DNA, chromosome 5, whole genome shotgun sequence contains the following coding sequences:
- a CDS encoding hypothetical protein (putative), translating to MEEKALQTHITLLFYLIVLFYLKNFTFSFMDMPRKLYKYIKFYYFFLIILTIVGFFSRLLVLTRLIIIQQVQKILNHFFLENRAPHLRNAKRNGRLRRIQKNGERTAWGNSLVGDRGQRGRFDGKEDCSGGRGRFEGKEDCRGDVSVSSDGRASSDGGVGSDCVVSSDGGVSSDGWVGSDGRASSDGWVGSDGWVGSDGGVSSDGRASSDGGVSSDGIGSDGGVGSDGVGNDGSRSKGEHGSRRGSKGLRSFLKFIRIIRSERTKFDVNAAEPCEECPSEDCTLSSGSSVSEGESTSVRSEVGSEAGNQMSDRRQASTHSLEEQEDPYLHNYLTKQKYLRLYTLLTDALFSPKNNLTITGDTSGMGLQRKTRKCAHCKNEINCQHEDRPSGIAGNYCATCIRLERTFPKPILKNTSSTPSKEDTQKRKTTKRIRFNVQVETYYIEKYLGEDSDSYAMRFGGEKRKGMYKMLGEYSVANSDIFTYYNMRNNLNAVFSDLVNLVCDCKDKIVRRF from the exons atggaagaaaaggcGCTGCAGACACACATCACGCTGTTGTTTTATCTAATTGTCCTGTTCTACCTGAAGAATTTTACGTTTAGCTTTATGGACATGCCGAGGAAGCTCTACAAGTACATCaaattttattacttttttttgattatcCTTACCATTGTTGGGTTCTTTAGTAGATTACTTGTGTTGACGAGACTGATTATTATTCAACAGGtgcagaaaattttgaatcatttttttttggagaataGGGCTCCTCATTTGAGGAATGCTAAACGGAATGGGAGATTGAGGAGGATTCAGAAGAACGGTGAGCGTACTGCTTGGGGTAATTCGCTCGTTGGGGATAGAGGTCAGAGGGGGAGGTTTGACGGAAAGGAGGACTGCAGTGGTGGAAGGGGCAGGTTTGAAGGAAAGGAGGACTGCAGGGGCGACGTTTCGGTTAGTAGTGATGGCAGGGCTAGCAGTGACGGTGGGGTTGGAAGCGACTGTGTAGTTAGCAGCGATGGGGGGGTCAGCAGTGATGGCTGGGTTGGAAGCGATGGCAGGGCTAGCAGTGATGGCTGGGTTGGAAGCGATGGCTGGGTTGGAAGCGATGGAGGGGTCAGCAGTGACGGTAGGGCTAGTAGCGATGGCGGGGTTAGCAGCGATGGAATTGGCAGCGATGGAGGAGTTGGTAGCGATGGAGTTGGCAATGATGGAAGCAGAAGCAAAGGAGAACATGGAAGCAGGCGAGGCAGCAAAGGGCTGCGCAGCTTCCTCAAGTTCATCCGAATCATCCGAA GTGAGAGAACCAAATTTGACGTGAATGCCGCCGAACCATGTGAAGAGTGCCCAAGTGAGGACTGCACCCTTAGCAGTGGGTCCAGCGTGTCCGAGGGAGAGTCAACCAGTGTGAGGAGCGAAGTTGGCAGTGAAGCAGGCAACCAAATGAGTGACAGAAGACAAGCAAGTACCCACAGTTTAGAAGAGCAGGAGGACCCCTATCTGCACAACTACCTAACGAAGCAAAAATACCTTCGATTGTATACCCTACTAACGGATGCCCTATTCAGCCCCAAGAATAATCTCACCATAACAGGTGACACATCTGGGATGGGTCTCCAAAGGAAGACACGCAAGTGTGCAcattgcaaaaatgaaataaactGTCAACACGAAGATAGACCTAGTGGAATCGCTGGCAATTATTGTGCCACATGCATAAGACTGGAAAGGACATTCCCCAAACCTATATTAAAGAACACCTCCTCTACCCCCTCGAAGGAagacacacaaaaaagaaaaacaaccAAAAGAATTCGATTCAATGTACAAGTAGAAACGTATTACATAGAGAAGTATTTGGGAGAAGACTCAGATTCCTATGCAATGCGCTTCGGTGGGGAAAAGCGGAAAGGTATGTATAAAATGCTTGGAGAATACAGCGTGGCCAACTCGGATATCTTCACCTACTACAACATGcgcaataatttaaatgccGTTTTTAGTGACCTCGTCAACCTGGTTTGCGATTGCAAGGATAAAATTGTGCGCAGGTTTTAG